The Miltoncostaea oceani genome includes a region encoding these proteins:
- a CDS encoding peptidase E gives MTRNIVACGGGGWSSDMRGGAVEDYILGLARSDRPRVLLLPTASGDSDWLVARFHEFFGRLPCEPSHLALFRPHPEDLEERLLAQDVIYVGGGSSANLMAVWGVHGIGAILRTAWEQGVVLAGVSAGAICWFASGLTNSLGPSFAPVAGLGLLAGGFCPHADSDPGRLVALGQLIDRGLMPPTLAVDDDAAVHISGDGVQRVLSGAPGRGARMVGADGAEETLPALALAT, from the coding sequence ATGACACGCAACATCGTGGCCTGCGGGGGCGGGGGCTGGTCCTCCGACATGCGGGGCGGAGCCGTCGAGGACTACATCCTCGGTCTCGCGCGCTCCGACCGGCCGCGGGTGCTGCTGCTGCCGACCGCGAGCGGCGACTCGGACTGGCTCGTCGCACGGTTCCACGAGTTCTTCGGCCGCCTGCCGTGCGAGCCGTCGCACCTCGCGCTGTTCCGGCCACACCCCGAGGACCTGGAGGAGCGCCTGCTCGCGCAGGACGTGATCTACGTCGGCGGCGGGAGCAGCGCGAACCTGATGGCGGTGTGGGGCGTCCACGGCATCGGGGCGATCCTGCGGACCGCGTGGGAGCAGGGCGTCGTCCTCGCCGGCGTGAGCGCCGGCGCGATCTGCTGGTTCGCGTCGGGCCTGACGAACTCGCTCGGCCCCTCGTTCGCCCCCGTCGCGGGCCTCGGCCTGCTGGCCGGCGGCTTCTGCCCGCACGCCGACAGCGACCCTGGCCGGCTCGTCGCGCTGGGCCAGCTGATCGACCGTGGCCTGATGCCGCCGACGCTGGCGGTCGATGACGACGCGGCGGTCCACATCTCGGGCGACGGCGTGCAACGCGTCCTCTCCGGCGCGCCGGGGCGCGGGGCGCGGATGGTGGGCGCGGACGGTGCCGAGGAGACGCTCCCCGCCCTGGCGCTCGCGACCTGA